A section of the Roseivirga sp. BDSF3-8 genome encodes:
- a CDS encoding T9SS type A sorting domain-containing protein produces the protein MAQKNCGESCFSSSIISVEEEGGCKVYTMEVSAGASCRAALSHLTVGVPCGTIKSATNSEGFPMELNMTDPTSGVFGFKVDEIRDFGEDHQASTMTVTFKVCAQDACAVSDDCWAPTIAYKAATCVYTEELSVDCSNLSGSINATDASCFGASDGALKVVIEEGTEPYSFKWNNGATGRSLENIPAGLYDVLVTDANGKTIELKAEVGQPQALEATVNFTDASCGNPNGAADLSVAGGTEPYTIQWNDGSTSVDREGLTSGSYSVIVSDAKGCSVELAGAVREGEGLSAEALITKVNCRDTQSGAIDLSVIGGVAPYTYSWSNGATTEDVSGLAFGVYQVTVTDATGCSTVQSIYVAKEPSSMSVSGQITKVSCTDPLSGSVDVSISGGEAPYTYVWSNGNTSEDLSGIAAGSYALKVTDATGCVADAYFYVAENNTLSGRVVVAPAGCANEPEGSVDLTVTGGTAPYTYLWSNGSTEEDLSGLVSGSYVVTVTDAVGCTTRVSAYVRRNTFSLLYTSTEPSCQGASDASIDLSVSGGVEPYTYRWNTGSTDEDLSGVSAGIYSVTVTDASGCSTSRNFYIYDSAPFACNIQSSGDWVAQSSGNLLTAPAGDGLVYSWSVSSEDGSWQVVSGSGALEAELLAGNAGTSATVTLIVSNVAGCTSTCTTTVTAVEATDPTDPTDPTNPTDPTDPTDPTDPTDGGSDGEDGGSGSDGGDGSGSDGDGSNDGSGSDDGSGSDSGSDGDSGSDSDGSDDGSGSDGGSDSDGSTGDDGDGSDSGDGSDSGDGSDDDKSCTDCFSSEVTEVSENGTCTTYTITVSSDGSCRYDLSHYTVSIPSCASVSDMSNSEGWAMSVGTDPTTGVYGIKVDDVPAFGKSAESFSVTYTLCAESETCFNNTECYQPEAAYKAGTCVTSDDLGDVCRTPGSIFTSIEADVYPNPLNADGKITFTSGKTSEVTVELYRLTGNKVTTLFQGYVQAGEKVNVDLSATDLDLEEETYIYRITTGYDVATGRIMVFR, from the coding sequence ATGGCCCAGAAAAATTGTGGTGAATCCTGTTTTTCTTCTTCTATTATAAGTGTGGAAGAAGAAGGTGGTTGCAAAGTGTATACTATGGAAGTGTCCGCTGGTGCATCCTGCCGGGCAGCATTATCTCACCTTACAGTTGGTGTTCCCTGCGGTACCATTAAGTCTGCCACTAACTCTGAGGGGTTCCCTATGGAGTTGAATATGACAGACCCTACTTCAGGCGTTTTCGGTTTCAAGGTAGATGAGATAAGAGACTTCGGTGAAGATCATCAGGCATCTACTATGACTGTTACCTTTAAAGTGTGTGCTCAGGATGCTTGCGCTGTAAGTGATGATTGCTGGGCTCCTACTATTGCCTACAAAGCAGCTACATGCGTCTATACAGAAGAGCTATCTGTCGATTGTTCCAACCTTTCCGGGTCTATCAATGCGACTGATGCCTCATGTTTTGGTGCGTCTGATGGAGCGCTGAAAGTAGTAATTGAAGAAGGTACTGAGCCTTATTCTTTTAAGTGGAATAACGGAGCTACCGGTCGTTCTTTAGAGAATATCCCTGCCGGTCTTTACGATGTGCTGGTTACAGACGCAAATGGAAAAACCATTGAGCTTAAAGCGGAGGTTGGTCAACCTCAGGCACTGGAAGCTACTGTAAACTTTACAGATGCTAGCTGTGGTAACCCAAACGGTGCGGCAGACTTGAGCGTTGCGGGTGGTACTGAGCCGTATACTATTCAGTGGAACGATGGTTCTACTTCAGTAGATCGTGAAGGATTGACTTCAGGAAGCTATTCTGTAATTGTATCAGATGCGAAAGGTTGTTCTGTAGAACTTGCAGGTGCTGTAAGAGAAGGCGAAGGCCTATCAGCAGAAGCCTTAATCACTAAGGTGAATTGCAGAGATACACAATCAGGCGCCATAGACCTGTCAGTTATCGGCGGTGTGGCTCCTTATACCTATTCATGGTCAAACGGAGCTACTACTGAGGATGTTAGCGGACTGGCATTTGGTGTGTATCAGGTAACAGTTACCGATGCAACAGGATGTTCCACAGTTCAAAGTATTTACGTGGCTAAAGAGCCTTCTTCAATGAGTGTAAGCGGTCAGATTACGAAAGTTAGCTGTACCGATCCTCTATCAGGTTCTGTAGATGTGAGTATTTCAGGTGGCGAGGCTCCTTATACTTATGTATGGTCAAATGGAAATACTTCAGAAGACCTGAGCGGAATAGCTGCGGGCTCTTATGCCCTTAAAGTAACTGATGCTACTGGTTGTGTGGCTGATGCTTATTTCTATGTTGCTGAAAACAACACGCTGAGCGGTCGTGTAGTGGTAGCCCCTGCCGGATGTGCTAATGAGCCTGAAGGAAGCGTGGATCTAACTGTTACAGGCGGTACAGCTCCTTATACTTATCTCTGGTCTAATGGCTCTACAGAAGAAGATCTTAGCGGACTTGTTTCAGGTAGCTACGTAGTGACAGTTACAGATGCCGTTGGATGTACTACCCGTGTTAGCGCTTATGTTCGCAGAAATACATTCAGCCTACTTTATACTTCCACTGAGCCTTCTTGCCAGGGAGCTTCAGACGCTTCTATTGATCTTTCCGTAAGCGGTGGTGTAGAACCATACACGTACCGTTGGAACACAGGTTCTACAGATGAAGACCTCAGTGGCGTATCTGCAGGCATCTACAGTGTTACTGTAACTGATGCTTCAGGTTGCTCAACTTCACGTAATTTCTATATCTACGATTCAGCTCCATTTGCCTGTAACATTCAGTCTAGTGGTGACTGGGTTGCGCAGTCTTCAGGTAATCTGCTAACTGCTCCTGCAGGTGATGGTCTGGTATATAGCTGGAGTGTTTCCTCTGAAGACGGTAGCTGGCAAGTAGTTAGTGGTTCAGGTGCCCTTGAGGCGGAACTTCTGGCTGGTAATGCCGGAACCTCTGCTACTGTAACATTGATCGTATCTAATGTCGCTGGCTGTACAAGTACTTGTACTACTACGGTAACCGCGGTAGAGGCCACTGATCCTACCGATCCGACTGACCCAACGAACCCTACTGATCCAACAGATCCTACCGATCCAACGGATCCTACCGATGGTGGTTCAGACGGTGAAGATGGTGGATCAGGCTCTGATGGAGGAGATGGTTCCGGTTCAGATGGTGACGGATCAAATGACGGATCTGGCTCTGACGACGGATCAGGTAGCGACTCTGGCTCCGATGGTGACTCTGGTTCAGACAGCGACGGATCAGATGATGGATCAGGCAGTGACGGTGGTTCTGACTCTGACGGCAGTACAGGTGATGATGGAGATGGCTCTGATAGTGGAGACGGTTCTGACTCAGGCGACGGCTCTGACGATGATAAGTCATGCACAGATTGCTTTAGCTCAGAAGTGACTGAGGTAAGCGAAAACGGTACGTGTACTACTTATACAATCACTGTAAGCTCTGACGGCTCTTGCCGCTATGACCTCTCACACTATACGGTTAGTATTCCATCATGTGCTTCCGTAAGTGATATGAGTAATAGTGAAGGTTGGGCCATGAGTGTAGGTACTGACCCTACTACTGGTGTATACGGCATTAAGGTCGATGATGTGCCAGCCTTTGGCAAATCTGCTGAAAGCTTCTCCGTGACGTACACACTGTGTGCTGAGTCTGAGACTTGCTTCAACAATACCGAATGCTATCAGCCGGAGGCTGCATATAAAGCCGGTACTTGCGTAACCAGTGATGACCTGGGTGATGTGTGCCGTACACCAGGAAGCATATTTACCTCTATTGAGGCAGATGTTTATCCTAACCCTTTGAATGCTGATGGTAAGATCACCTTTACTTCAGGCAAAACGTCTGAGGTTACTGTAGAGCTTTATCGTCTGACTGGTAACAAGGTTACCACACTGTTTCAAGGTTATGTGCAGGCAGGTGAAAAAGTGAACGTAGATCTTTCTGCTACAGATCTTGATCTGGAGGAGGAAACTTATATCTATCGAATCACTACAGGATATGATGTTGCCACTGGCCGCATCATGGTATTCAGATAA